One candidate division WOR-3 bacterium DNA segment encodes these proteins:
- a CDS encoding ferritin family protein, with protein sequence MEKAVEILKTGIKIEKNGIVSYLDFAFKTKDPTGKNMFIRLAKDEYLHMDVLEKELDSIMCNRTWVCENIPESTIEKIAPMIRNIDRTKGEEGMDELSALKTALDLEKRSIEFYNENKKHLNDPEAVKIFDRIIEMEESHYDLIQAEIDHIEQTGFWFGIREFTMEGERN encoded by the coding sequence ATGGAAAAGGCAGTGGAAATCCTTAAAACTGGTATTAAAATAGAAAAAAATGGTATTGTAAGTTATCTTGATTTTGCGTTCAAGACAAAAGACCCGACCGGCAAAAATATGTTTATCAGGCTTGCAAAGGATGAATATCTACATATGGATGTCCTTGAGAAAGAACTTGATAGTATTATGTGCAACCGAACCTGGGTATGCGAAAATATCCCGGAATCAACAATTGAAAAGATTGCGCCGATGATAAGAAATATTGATAGAACCAAGGGCGAAGAGGGTATGGATGAGCTTTCCGCATTGAAGACAGCACTGGATTTAGAAAAAAGGTCTATAGAATTTTATAATGAAAATAAAAAACATCTCAATGACCCGGAAGCGGTTAAAATTTTTGACCGAATAATTGAAATGGAAGAATCCCACTATGATTTAATCCAGGCTGAGATTGACCATATTGAACAAACCGGTTTCTGGTTTGGTATAAGAGAATTCACAATGGAAGGAGAGAGAAATTAG